A single window of Hyla sarda isolate aHylSar1 chromosome 2, aHylSar1.hap1, whole genome shotgun sequence DNA harbors:
- the PDCD6IP gene encoding programmed cell death 6-interacting protein produces MAAFISVPLKKTSEVDLVKPLSKFIQNTYPSGDEQAEYCRAVDELNKLRRSAVGRPLDKHESSLETVLRYYDQLCSIEPKFPFSEGQLCLTFTWKDAFDKGSLFGGSVKLSLPSLGYEKTCVLFNIGALASQIASEQNLDNDEALKAASRYYQLASGAFSHIKDTVLSSLNRDPTVDISPDTVGTLSLIMLAQAQEVFFLKATRDKMKDAIIAKLANQAADFYGDALKQCQYKDALPKEVFPVLAAKHCIMQAHAEYHQSVLAKQQKKFGEEISRLQHASELVKTVTSRYDEYVSVKDLSDKVNRALTAAKKDNDFIYHDRVPDLKDLDPIGKAPLVKPSPISVPLSQKYTDLFEKMVPLAVQQSMSVYNQRKAELINGTIARMRDATTLCNGVLASLNLPAAIEDVSGDSIPQSILQKSKAVIEQGGIQTIDQLIRDLPELLLRNKEILEASLKFLDEEEATDNELKSKFKERWQRTPSIELYKPLRSEGANLRNILDKAVSADAVVKERYQSQREAIAILCKGEADLNASIPSANPAKTMQGSDVVVTLKSLLALLDEVKKEREQLENDIKSVNFDMTTKFLTALAKDGAINEEALSVTELDRIYGGYTDRVQKNLNKQEELIGQIQVSHQEFSKMKQSNSEANLREEVLKKLAAGHDSYIELVANLREGTKFYNDLTEILLKFQGKCSDIVFARKTERDELLKDLQQSIAREPSAPSMPTVPSYQNAASSSPAPAAGGTSSIPTPAPRTVYNNKQPPPRPPPPAVPLASAPTPVSAAQNVNPALAGGAASAPTQPGTFPSQAQGPPFPTYPGYTGYYGMPMPVGYNPYMYGQTMPPYLYQPQAGQAPYPTQPSGFPLPQPPYFPPQQ; encoded by the coding sequence ATGGCCGCCTTCATCTCGGTTCCCCTGAAGAAGACCTCGGAGGTTGACCTGGTGAAGCCGCTCTCCAAGTTCATCCAGAACACGTACCCGTCCGGGGACGAGCAGGCGGAGTACTGCCGAGCGGTGGACGAGCTGAACAAGCTGCGGCGGAGCGCGGTGGGTAGGCCGCTCGACAAGCACGAGAGCTCGCTGGAGACCGTGCTCCGCTACTACGACCAGCTCTGCTCCATAGAGCCCAAGTTCCCGTTCTCCGAGGGCCAGCTGTGCCTTACCTTCACCTGGAAGGATGCCTTCGATAAGGGCTCCCTGTTCGGCGGCTCGGTGAAGCTCAGCCTGCCCAGCCTGGGCTACGAGAAGACCTGCGTGCTCTTCAACATCGGGGCCCTGGCCAGCCAGATCGCCTCCGAGCAGAACCTGGACAACGACGAGGCCCTGAAGGCCGCCTCCCGCTACTACCAGCTGGCCAGCGGGGCCTTCTCCCACATCAAAGACACCGTGCTCTCCTCCCTCAACCGGGACCCCACTGTGGACATCTCCCCCGACACGGTGGGCACCCTCAGCCTCATCATGCTGGCCCAGGCCCAGGAGGTCTTCTTTCTCAAAGCCACCAGAGACAAGATGAAGGATGCCATTATAGCCAAGCTGGCCAACCAAGCCGCTGACTTCTATGGAGATGCCCTCAAGCAGTGCCAGTATAAAGATGCCCTGCCCAAGGAAGTGTTCCCAGTGCTGGCTGCCAAGCACTGCATCATGCAGGCCCATGCTGAGTACCACCAGTCAGTGCTGGCCAAGCAGCAGAAGAAGTTTGGAGAGGAGATTAGCAGGTTACAGCATGCCTCCGAACTGGTAAAAACCGTCACGTCCAGGTACGACGAGTATGTTAGCGTCAAGGATCTATCTGACAAAGTCAACCGGGCACTAACCGCCGCCAAGAAAGACAACGACTTCATTTACCATGACAGAGTCCCGGACCTGAAAGACCTTGATCCTATCGGAAAAGCTCCTCTTGTGAAGCCCTCCCCCATCTCGGTGCCCCTGAGCCAGAAGTATACTGACCTGTTTGAGAAAATGGTGCCCCTGGCCGTGCAGCAGTCAATGAGTGTCTATAACCAGAGGAAGGCTGAACTGATCAATGGCACCATTGCCAGGATGCGAGATGCCACCACCTTATGTAATGGTGTCCTTGCTTCTCTAAATCTTCCTGCTGCCATAGAAGATGTTTCCGGAGACAGCATACCTCAGTCTATTTTGCAAAAATCTAAAGCTGTCATTGAGCAAGGTGGTATCCAGACAATTGACCAACTAATCAGAGACCTTCCAGAACTCCTCCTGCGAAACAAAGAAATTCTGGAGGCATCGCTCAAGTTTCTGGATGAGGAAGAGGCAACAGACAATGAGCTGAAGTCAAAGTTCAAAGAAAGATGGCAAAGAACCCCTTCTATTGAACTGTACAAACCCCTGAGGAGTGAGGGCGCCAACCTGCGCAATATTCTGGATAAAGCGGTTTCAGCAGATGCTGTTGTGAAAGAGCGATATCAGTCTCAGCGTGAAGCCATTGCAATCTTATGTAAGGGAGAAGCTGATCTCAATGCATCCATTCCTTCTGCCAACCCTGCCAAGACCATGCAGGGCAGCGATGTTGTTGTCACTTTGAAGTCCCTGTTGGCCCTGCTGGATGAggtaaagaaagagagagagcaaCTTGAGAACGACATAAAATCTGTTAATTTTGACATGACAACCAAATTTCTCACTGCTCTGGCAAAAGATGGAGCCATCAATGAAGAAGCTTTGTCTGTGACTGAGCTTGATCGCATCTATGGAGGCTACACTGACAGAGTGCAGAAGAACCTGAACAAGCAGGAAGAGCTCATTGGGCAAATCCAAGTTTCTCACCAAGAgttttcaaaaatgaaacaaTCAAACAGTGAAGCCAACCTAAGAGAAGAAGTCTTGAAAAAACTAGCTGCTGGCCACGACAGCTACATTGAACTTGTAGCTAACCTGAGAGAAGGAACAAAGTTCTACAATGACCTTACCGAAATCCTGCTTAAATTCCAAGGTAAATGCAGCGATATAGTCTTTGCCCGGAAGACAGAAAGAGATGAATTGCTGAAGGATTTGCAGCAGAGTATTGCCAGAGAGCCCAGCGCACCATCAATGCCTACTGTACCAAGTTACCAGAATGCTGCTTCATCTTCCCCAGCTCCTGCTGCAGGGGGCACTTCAAGCATTCCAACACCAGCTCCAAGGACTGTCTATAACAACAAGCAGCCCCCACCACGTCCCCCTCCTCCAGCAGTCCCCCTCGCAAGTGCCCCAACCCCTGTTAGTGCAGCTCAAAATGTAAACCCTGCCCTAGCAGGTGGTGCTGCTTCAGCACCCACACAGCCTGGCACTTTTCCATCACAGGCACAGGGTCCTCCATTCCCAACCTACCCAGGATACACAGGTTATTATGGAATGCCCATGCCTGTTGGCTATAATCCATATATGTATGGCCAAACCATGCCTCCCTACCTATACCAGCCACAAGCTGGTCAGGCACCTTACCCAACGCAGCCATCTGGTTTTCCATTGCCACAGCCACCTTATTTCCCACCTCAGCAATAG